In Hyperolius riggenbachi isolate aHypRig1 chromosome 1, aHypRig1.pri, whole genome shotgun sequence, the genomic window TATCAGTATCCAGTAGCCTATATGCCCCCTACTCCCAgacatcagtattaggtagcctataTGTCCCCCACTCccagatatcagtattaggtaacctATGTGCCCCCCACTCccagatatcagtattaggtaacctATATCCCCCCCTCCAGATATCAGCATTCAGTAgcctatgtgccccccccccactcccagaTATCAGCATTCAGTAgcctatgtgcccccccccccccactcccagaTATCAGTATTCAGTAGCCtatgcgcccccctccccccccactccCAGATATCAGTATTCAGTAGcctatgtgcccccctcccccagtcccagatatcagtattaggtagcctatgTGCCCCCCACTCCCATATATCAGTATCCAGTAGcctatgtgcccccccccacTCCCATATATCAGTATCCAGTAGCCTATGTGCCCCCCCCACTCccagatatcagtattaggtagcctatgtgccccccccccccccccactcccataTATCAGTATCCAGTAGCCTATGTGCCCCCCCACTCccagatatcagtattaggtagcctatgTGCCCCCCCACTCCCAGATATCAGTATCCAGTAGCCTATGTGCCCCCCACTCCCAGATATCAGTATCCAGTATGTGCCCCCCACTCccagatatcagtattaggtagcctatgTGCCCCCCACTCccagatatcagtattaggtagcctatgtgcccccccccacactcccagatatcagtattaggtagcctatgtgcccccccccccctctcccagaTATCAGCATTCAGTAGCCTATGTGTCCCCCACTTCCACATGTTATGTACTGTTAAGGGAAGCAATTACCACCAACCATCTTTTGATATATCATGAGATTGTTTGATGTTCTCTTTCCTAGACTTCCTACTGTTTGCCCTTTTCAACAGTGAGATTCTTGTCGGATTGCCTCCTTCCAATCCCTCTGATAACTTTCATGCACGATCTATGAAGCTTGGGAGAATGGACAGTGCAAGGCTTGTGGCCTACAGCCCCGACGGGCTGCTCTATGTCGTACGTGGTGCAGATCTCTACCGAGGACCTGTGCCTGCAAGCTTTAAGCAGAATTGGTTTGATGAAGCTCAACAAGTCGGACAAAATGACTGGGATCAGTTCAAATCTATCTTTTTCCGCCCGAATGGTCACCTCTACGCTGTGACCTTGTTTGGGAAGTTCTACGAAGGCCCACCACCAACCAACAAGCTAGAAACTTGGAAGGCCAAGAAAATTGGTGCTGTTGCATGGCAGACATTTAGCGCTTTGTTTTTTGATGGAAATGGGATCCTCTATGCGGCCGATGAAAGTAACCTTTTGAAACAAGAGCCACCTACGAGTGCAGATGAGCCATGGACCCAAACCAGCACCATTATCGGCTCTGGGAACTGGAGTAGCCTGAGTCATTTAATGGCATTTGATCCCAATGGCAACCTCTGGTGTGTCTCCAAAGTGGGTGGAAGGATGTATATGGGCCGGCGCCCCCCAATGATGACCAACGTTAATAACTGGACTCAGAAGGTAAAGAGCCTGGGAGTAGATTACAACAACTATGGATCGTTGATGTTCATTCAGGACCGCACAATTCAGAGTATTACCAGTCTGGAGTTCCTGGCTGGCCGCGGCAGAGTTCTATCAGCCAGTAATGAGGTGGTGGCGGAGAGGGTCTACAACAACAAGGGGAGCAGCATTGACCTGGAGACCACCTATGTGTAAGTGAACAGTGTCAAATGTGTTGTTTTTCTGCTAGTTGACCTCTtaccttttcctctgctagagaacCACACGTAGCTACCAGCTGTCTCAATGCTGCAATACAGAGCACTGTGGTTTCCCCTGCATTCTGACCACATTGCCAAAATGTATATCTTTCTGCAACCACATTCACTTTAGGGGCAAAGAAGTTCTTTAATGCAATGAGGGCTGAATCATATGTTTCATCTGTTACCTTTCACTAGCATCAATTAATCCATTCTCGTTTGCTGCAAGTACATAGTTCTCAAACAATCAAATTCAGGCAGTGAAGTGCATTGTAGGCTTATCTAGGTATGGAAGAAACAGGGTTGTGTAGGGCCAGAAGTGCCATCCTTGTCACCAATgttgttgtgttcagtaatcaTGGATGCAGAGTAACTGGAACTAGTTTTATGTACAAGATTCAGCAGCTCTCTACATTAAGCAGTACTTTCCTCTGTGTCTCCAGAATGTATCAACAGGAACCAACAACACACAGCAGTATAAATCATCTTGTAAGAAATGCAAGTAGCACAGtaccatctacaggccagatgtatgaacaACACAAACAGGACAGACAATGCCCAATCCTACAGATCTGTCTATAGGCGGACAGCTCTTAGGGCATATAAATCATATGGGtccttcaaaactcactttttttggTGGCCAGCCTGCAGTAGCTCACAAAAGTaaccacacctctcacatttttgtacatattttataCCTTTTCATGGGACTACCCTGTAGATATGACACCGTGATTCAATGTGATAAAGCAgttagtgtacagcttgtatacatacgcccattaatgtctaaacccctGGCAACAAAAGTTTGTACACCCCTAAATGAAGAATGTCAAATTGTGCCCAAAGTGTTGGTGTTGTGTGTGCTcatcattattttccagcactgcctaaCATGCTAGGGACCTTGCGCCCCTCCATCTTCTGTATGAGGATGCCCgacagatgctcaatagggtttaggtcacactcccaccaccaccatgcttcactgtagacaagatacacttgtctttgtactcctcacctggttgctGCCACACAGTCTTGATATCATCTGACCCAAATAAGTTTATCTTGACCTCATCAGGACATGGTTTAAGTAATCTACAGTCTGCTTGCCTTCAGCAAACGGTTTGCAAGCTTTCTTGTGCATAATGTTTAGAAGAGGCTTCCTTTTGGGATGACACCCATGCACACCGGTTGGATGCAGTGTGCAAGGTGTGGTCTGAGCAATGACAGGCTGAACCAATATGCCTccaacctctgcagcaatgctgccaaCACTCATACGTCTGTTTGCCAATGAGCAGTCCAAAGATTGCACACCAGCAGACTTTTTGGTGGTGGGTGCTTGACCAAGTGGCAATAGACCATCCAACTATCCAAGAAAGGTCCCCACACCACACTTTAAGGAACTGTGTTTATTATTCCAtcaccaatatacaaaaaaataaaagaggTCGGTTGTGAATAGGTGATGGAACAATAAACGCAGTTCCTTAAAGTGTGGTTCGCGGACCTTCATTGGATAATTATTTGCAAAAGACAACttgtatggtcttggccaccatgctgtagcccagtttcagggtgttggcgATCTTTttatagcctaggccatctttaCGCAGAtcaacaattgttttttttttttaagatccctAGTTAGttctgccatgaggtgccatgtcGGACTTGGTGACCAGTATGAGaaagtgtgagagcgataacaccaaatgtaacacacctgctccccattcacacctgagaccttgtaacactaaccagtcacatgaccccagggagggaaaatgtctaaggatccgttcacattgctCCGTTAGAACAATTTTCGTTTGGCATGTTCTGCCAAATGGACCACAGGTTTGGGGAGGCTGCGATAATTCCTTCAAATTGACCGCATGCTAACAgaatggatgaaaaactgatgccaaaTAAAAACGGATTTTAcatggatcagtttttgatccgtcCAGTGTGATCCAGGCCTAAGGGTCTGAAGGCCGCCACTGGGTAAAATTTTAAGAACTTCTGGTTTTGAGAATTAGTGGACTAAATTACAGAAGTTGCTCTTTTCCACCACTGGTTGTGGAGCTCCAGCAGACATGAATGCTGAGCCTTCAGGAGTATTGGGCTGtaaagcagggaacacacttgacagttttcgtacgcgttttctgcacagaaaaactgagaactcatgttaatcaatgtgctagtacacacttactgtgttgttcgcgcgcagaaaaaaaactgacattctgcatcctgattctgcacattttgtcagttttctctatcaattacatcagctgctgtgaaaaaacgcgcgcgttgtCCTGcacagaaacacacttggtgtgcagaaaaagtatgcagaaaaacgcgcgcggaaaactgaaagtcaagtgtgttccctgcctaacggTTGGGATGTGTGGGGATGATCAATCATTAGCATTGTTGTATTGATCAGAATCGCTCTTTCTCCAGGGTGAAGAAGACATACGAGGTCACCAGCTCCTTCTCTCTAGATGACAACTTCATATTTGATGCAGGAGGCGTGGCAGTTGTAAAAGGCGCAGTTCCTGTTATCACCTCCAGATCTAAGGCGTTTGAGATTGACCGAAGCACCACTTACACCTGGGATCTGACCAAGACCAATACACACAAGGTACCGTGTCTCAGTGGTGGGAGTCCTGTGCTTGTGTCCCCGACTCTGCCGTGAGGATGGGAACAGATCCAGAACTATGATGGGGAGATGTCACAGCTGGAGGCCACATAGAATAACCATTCTGGTGGATTCTCAGACGTGGCTCTGCCTCAGAGGTGGAACTCAAAACCATGGTGTCCCCTAGTAAGATGTTTATCCTCATCACTCCCTCCTTACAAATAATCACATCATCACCTGTTTTATTATAGAAGTGGTCAAGGACACAGGGACTAGTCTGCGCCACATACATACTATTTCATATGGTTGGCAGCAGGCTTGGATGTGCTTCTGGGAAGCCCATAGGCACTCCGAACTCCACCCTCAACAGTAGCGGCATATCCTGAAATGAACATGTGTTGGCATGGCGGACTGCGCTGCAGGTATGCTGCCTGTCACCTCTCCTCCTCGCCCCTTCCTTCCATGCTTGTGCTCACCATCCTGGAATGGCTCTGATGTCACCACCTTACACTGGCAGGTACATACCCTAGGTTCCCTCTTGTCGCCCAGTCTTTTCCGTTCACCTACTCTGGCAAGTCCCCCCAAATGGTTAACTACTGTAGGTTCCTACCCTTGTGGATTTTTCCACGTCATTATTGTGGATGCCACCATAGGGACACCTCAATTTTTTCATTTGCAGCTAATAAGGCTTTCCCTATTAAGCAGTAGTTCAATTGCAACACAAAAAGAGTTATGTATGTAATTTCTTGTAACCTTAGGTCACGTATTGGTGAACACCATGGGGGTGCCAACTGGAAGACCTTTTGCAAGTCAACAGTTTCTAaacgcattaacctccctggcgttctgggtaatgcgtacataagtacgcattaccgtttttgttaaatattttttaGCTAGCGTATTGCTAGCTACAGCAGTACGCCATGCCGTCTGCGTCCGCATCCACCCTCCCAATCCCTGCCGGCCATACTTACGCGTCCGAGATCCCACGAGAAGCGTGACTTCCTATCGTCGCTTCTcccatcgccatggtgatgatcggacatgacgtcatcatggggagctccgatcattcccattgcgcagcctggcggagattcgccaggctgcgctaggcgTTTCGGGAGGACAGCCCCTTTAGCGGCGCATCGCGGCGGATCGCGATcggacagaacatgtagctagcaaagtactagctacatgttctgaaaaaaaaaaagtaaaaa contains:
- the LOC137562607 gene encoding tachylectin-2-like; translation: MTNFLLFALFNSEILVGLPPSNPSDNFHARSMKLGRMDSARLVAYSPDGLLYVVRGADLYRGPVPASFKQNWFDEAQQVGQNDWDQFKSIFFRPNGHLYAVTLFGKFYEGPPPTNKLETWKAKKIGAVAWQTFSALFFDGNGILYAADESNLLKQEPPTSADEPWTQTSTIIGSGNWSSLSHLMAFDPNGNLWCVSKVGGRMYMGRRPPMMTNVNNWTQKVKSLGVDYNNYGSLMFIQDRTIQSITSLEFLAGRGRVLSASNEVVAERVYNNKGSSIDLETTYVVKKTYEVTSSFSLDDNFIFDAGGVAVVKGAVPVITSRSKAFEIDRSTTYTWDLTKTNTHKVELCKPFPSRVPPRKAVKETFVVQKAVVEVPYHANVTTHFNFTTTISGVWKGVSYFDLHVERVDV